The genomic DNA CCGCCGCCCGGCGCCGCTGACCCGGCCGGTGTAGTCGCCGTGCGAGATCGACCGGGCCACGGCTCTCATCTCGTCCAGCGGCGCCGTCAGACCGTGCGCCACGAACTGGGTGATCAGCAGCGTGGCGATCACCGAGAACACCGTGATGAACCGGAATTCGGTCCGGGTGCGCAGGGCGACGATCAGGAGCCCCGTCGTGATGAACACCGACACCACGACGAGGGTGCCGAGCTTGGCCTTGATCGAGAAGGGCCGTAGTCCCGCCCCTGGCCGGGTCATGGCGCGGGGGTCTCCAGGGCGTAGCCGACACCGTGCACGGTACGGATCCGCTCGGCGCCGATCTTCCGGCGCAGCGCCTTGATGTGGCTGTCGACCGTACGGGTGCCCGAGGCGTCCGCCCAGTCCCAGACCTCCGCCAGCAGCTGCTCGCGGGAGAGCACCGCACGCGGGGTGTTGGCCAGGCAGACCAGCAGATCGAACTCCGTCGGCGTCAGGTGCACGTCCTCGGCGCGCACCCGGACCCGGCGCTGCGCGTGGTCGATCTCCAGCTCGCCCAGGCGCAGGATGCCGCTGCGCGGGGTGACCGCGGCCAGCGCCGCACGCTCCACCCGGCGCAGCAGGACGTGTACCCGGGCCGCCAGCTCGCGCATGGAGAACGGTTTGGTCATGTAGTCGTCGGCGCCGACACCGAGTCCGACCAGCATGTCGGTCTCGTCGTCCCGGGCCGTCAGCATCAGCACCGGCACGGGGCGCTGGGCCTGCACCCGACGGCAGACCTCCAGCCCGTCGAAGCCGGGAAGCATGATGTCGAGCACCATCAGATCGGGCTGCCAGGCCTCGGCCGCGTCCACGGCCGCGGGCCCGTCCAGTGCGGTCTGCACCAGGAAGCCCTCGGCCCGCAGCCGGGCGGAAATGGCGTCGACGATCGTGGGGTCGTCCTCGACCACCAGCACCCGGCGCTGAGCCCCTGGGGTGGCCGCGACGCCGTTGTGGGTGGTGTGTGTCTGTTCCATCGCCCCGCCCCTGCCCGTTTCTCACGGGGGTCATACCCCCCGCAAGGCACGGTCTTCGCTCGTGGATTTCGTGGGTGATCCCT from Streptomyces sp. NBC_00654 includes the following:
- a CDS encoding response regulator transcription factor — encoded protein: MEQTHTTHNGVAATPGAQRRVLVVEDDPTIVDAISARLRAEGFLVQTALDGPAAVDAAEAWQPDLMVLDIMLPGFDGLEVCRRVQAQRPVPVLMLTARDDETDMLVGLGVGADDYMTKPFSMRELAARVHVLLRRVERAALAAVTPRSGILRLGELEIDHAQRRVRVRAEDVHLTPTEFDLLVCLANTPRAVLSREQLLAEVWDWADASGTRTVDSHIKALRRKIGAERIRTVHGVGYALETPAP